In one Halosimplex halophilum genomic region, the following are encoded:
- a CDS encoding ABC transporter permease produces the protein MNKLLYIAKRLVLGVPVVLFGLTMTFVILYLSPFDPMTAILGRDADPQTARQLAVSLGLRYPNGEPVPLWIQYRDFLIDTVTFNFGQSWVVTRGQSAAQLIWERMPATLWLGIWSVVIALALGIPLGLYAGLRANTWGDYTASFGGIVWRAMPNFWLAVMLAGLLSAGGLLSFYRGFLIPTDVIGTPAALGNLFGSYSLGPVGIPVPDPYNWAVAFKWILPAALVLGSSSMGNEVRIGRTAVLESLNSPYIDTAKAKGVSERVIVGKHVARNAMIPLLPVIMGEFYLLIGGSVLVELIFGIRGLGNLFLSAVLASDVPIIGALTYVFILILVFFNIAQDVAYTIIDPRIGLEGRED, from the coding sequence ATGAACAAACTCCTGTATATCGCGAAGCGCCTCGTCCTCGGGGTGCCGGTGGTCCTGTTCGGACTCACGATGACGTTCGTCATCCTCTACCTGTCGCCGTTCGACCCGATGACCGCGATCCTGGGTCGTGACGCGGACCCCCAGACCGCCCGGCAACTCGCGGTCTCGCTCGGCCTCCGGTACCCGAACGGCGAGCCCGTCCCCCTGTGGATACAGTACCGGGACTTCCTGATCGATACGGTCACGTTCAACTTCGGCCAGTCGTGGGTCGTCACCCGCGGCCAGTCGGCCGCCCAGCTCATCTGGGAACGGATGCCCGCGACGCTGTGGCTCGGCATCTGGTCGGTCGTCATCGCGCTGGCGCTGGGCATCCCGCTGGGGCTGTACGCCGGCCTCCGGGCCAACACCTGGGGCGACTACACCGCCTCCTTCGGCGGGATCGTCTGGCGCGCCATGCCGAACTTCTGGCTGGCCGTGATGCTCGCCGGCCTGCTGTCGGCCGGCGGCCTGCTGTCGTTCTACCGGGGGTTCCTGATACCGACCGACGTGATCGGCACCCCGGCGGCGCTGGGCAACCTGTTCGGCAGCTACTCGCTGGGCCCGGTCGGGATCCCGGTCCCCGACCCCTACAACTGGGCGGTCGCGTTCAAGTGGATCCTCCCGGCCGCGCTCGTGCTCGGCTCCTCGTCGATGGGCAACGAGGTCCGCATCGGACGGACCGCGGTGCTGGAGAGCCTCAACTCCCCCTACATCGACACGGCCAAGGCCAAGGGGGTCTCCGAGCGGGTGATCGTCGGGAAACACGTCGCGCGCAACGCGATGATCCCGCTGTTGCCGGTGATCATGGGCGAGTTCTACCTGCTCATCGGCGGGTCCGTGCTCGTGGAGCTCATCTTCGGGATCCGCGGGCTCGGGAACCTCTTCCTCTCGGCGGTCCTCGCGTCGGACGTACCGATCATCGGCGCGCTCACCTACGTATTCATCCTCATACTCGTGTTCTTCAACATCGCACAGGACGTGGCGTACACGATCATCGACCCGCGGATCGGCCTGGAGGGCCGGGAGGACTGA